A section of the Methanoregula formicica SMSP genome encodes:
- a CDS encoding type 2 periplasmic-binding domain-containing protein, giving the protein MVNQDRIGQLKFTDPYVAIHLAFVVPDGKKNEFADRESVQKMDGLRVAVFNNTGLVDVARTRLPCATIVPIDSQEEFFEQGKIPGTEEPRWSVARNVLHWVN; this is encoded by the coding sequence ATGGTGAACCAGGACCGCATCGGGCAGCTGAAGTTCACGGACCCCTATGTTGCCATCCACCTTGCGTTCGTTGTCCCGGACGGAAAAAAGAATGAGTTTGCGGATCGGGAGAGCGTACAGAAGATGGACGGGCTCAGGGTGGCGGTCTTCAATAATACGGGGCTCGTCGATGTTGCCCGCACGCGGCTCCCCTGTGCAACGATCGTCCCCATTGACTCGCAGGAGGAGTTCTTCGAGCAGGGCAAGATCCCCGGCACGGAAGAGCCCCGCTGGTCGGTTGCAAGGAACGTGCTGCACTGGGTGAACTGA
- a CDS encoding SDR family NAD(P)-dependent oxidoreductase yields MTQRGRLEGKVCIVTGSTSGIGRGIAELFAQEGAGVVIAARRADAGSEVVKAITEKGGTASFFRLDVADEVSWNAIIDYTLKTYAKLDVLVNNAGIGFLKPIVETTIPEWRNVMATNVESVFLGTKAAVPAMKRNGRAGGSIINISSNIVYVPSAMNAAYCTSKGAVASFSKVAAIELARDGIRVNTIFPGFVRTAILDVAFKKAEETGRTKEELLAMFGESNLVGRVGEPIDLAYPVVFLASDESAFVTGSDFVIDGGEVWKRGGSTGDALADDARAP; encoded by the coding sequence ATGACACAACGGGGACGACTGGAGGGAAAAGTCTGCATCGTGACCGGATCGACATCGGGCATCGGCAGGGGCATAGCGGAGCTGTTCGCACAGGAAGGGGCAGGCGTGGTCATCGCTGCCCGTCGGGCCGATGCCGGGTCCGAAGTCGTGAAAGCGATAACGGAGAAGGGTGGCACGGCCTCCTTCTTCCGGCTCGACGTGGCCGATGAGGTGTCCTGGAACGCGATCATCGACTATACCCTGAAGACCTATGCAAAACTCGACGTGCTCGTGAATAATGCCGGTATCGGGTTTTTAAAGCCGATCGTCGAGACAACGATCCCCGAGTGGCGCAATGTCATGGCAACCAACGTGGAGAGCGTCTTTCTGGGCACAAAGGCTGCGGTCCCGGCCATGAAACGGAATGGCAGAGCCGGCGGCTCCATCATCAACATCTCCTCGAATATCGTGTATGTGCCCAGCGCCATGAACGCGGCATACTGCACGAGCAAAGGTGCGGTTGCATCGTTCTCGAAGGTGGCGGCCATCGAACTTGCCAGGGACGGCATCCGTGTCAACACGATCTTCCCCGGGTTTGTCCGGACCGCAATCCTCGACGTTGCCTTCAAAAAAGCGGAAGAGACCGGCAGGACAAAAGAAGAACTCCTTGCCATGTTCGGAGAATCCAATCTCGTGGGCCGCGTAGGTGAGCCCATTGACCTTGCGTACCCGGTCGTCTTCCTTGCATCGGATGAGTCTGCCTTTGTCACCGGCTCCGACTTTGTCATCGATGGCGGCGAAGTCTGGAAGCGCGGCGGGAGTACCGGCGATGCCCTCGCGGACGATGCACGGGCACCGTAA
- a CDS encoding 4Fe-4S binding protein, whose translation MPGYSLIRPFGFFYAIILILVLTYLWYSGRWKQKAGILLLLVSAALGFFIFAPVAPHQFQELVVRDVSALGVSLMVAAIGLTVIIILTLVSGRFFCGYFCPVGALQELASLVPVKKFQPRQKHTFMAVHAVVFLIFLILAFVFSSALLDYFGIRDFFGLALTTGSLVFLAMLLVSVFFYRPFCRLVCPYGVLLALAGSASFLALQRTGACIECGNCERACLVDEAKRDDRKAECYLCGRCTDACPVSGALKFGRRKQA comes from the coding sequence ATGCCCGGATACTCCCTCATCAGACCCTTCGGATTTTTCTACGCCATCATCCTGATCCTTGTCCTGACGTACCTGTGGTATTCCGGACGGTGGAAACAGAAGGCCGGCATCCTCCTCCTGCTGGTCTCCGCTGCGCTGGGATTTTTCATCTTCGCGCCCGTTGCACCGCACCAGTTCCAGGAACTCGTGGTGCGGGACGTATCGGCGCTTGGCGTCTCCCTCATGGTTGCAGCGATCGGGCTTACCGTCATCATCATCCTCACGCTGGTGTCCGGGAGATTTTTCTGCGGGTACTTCTGTCCTGTGGGAGCCCTCCAGGAACTGGCCTCGCTTGTACCGGTGAAAAAATTCCAGCCACGTCAGAAGCACACGTTCATGGCAGTCCACGCGGTCGTCTTTCTTATCTTCCTCATCCTCGCGTTCGTCTTCTCGTCCGCACTGCTGGATTACTTCGGGATCCGGGATTTCTTTGGCCTTGCCCTGACAACGGGGAGCCTTGTCTTCCTTGCCATGCTCCTCGTGTCGGTATTTTTCTACCGGCCATTCTGCCGGCTGGTCTGCCCGTACGGGGTCCTCCTTGCTCTTGCCGGCAGCGCAAGTTTCCTTGCCCTGCAGAGGACCGGCGCATGCATCGAGTGTGGAAACTGCGAGCGTGCCTGCCTGGTCGATGAGGCGAAACGGGATGACCGGAAGGCAGAGTGCTACCTGTGCGGGCGGTGCACGGATGCCTGCCCGGTGAGCGGTGCCCTGAAGTTTGGGCGGCGGAAGCAGGCCTGA
- a CDS encoding serine hydrolase domain-containing protein, whose amino-acid sequence MQRSLYLSLPAALILILCLVSSGCVQLQQPSPATSDARQNLPPAYIRSQLQDLSGNAIQDAGIPGMQIEVLTPQWRWNSAAGNASPITGEPAQPGMRFLIASVSKTFTSVAVLKLAEEKKLSLDDPIDRWLEPGLVARIPNGHAITVRQLLDHTSGIADYNETAINLQEVNDPDTPVPYQAGLDMGLKDSPLYPPGTNYTYSNVNYILLTLIVDKAAGVPYEDYATRNILVPAGLNETFFQHTNHIPGPHMRATMPAGDGTFLDYTDCYIQFDRGAGDIVSTAADLNRFHRALRTGKLISKQSLALMETPTPQSKKAGYGLGYAKAVIPPANVTVIGHTGGYPGSFTFWYYLPEQDTYVTWNLNGMGGTSQAGVTDIRSAITRYLK is encoded by the coding sequence TTGCAGAGATCCCTCTATCTTTCCCTCCCGGCCGCACTCATCCTGATACTCTGCCTGGTATCATCGGGATGCGTTCAGCTGCAACAGCCTTCACCGGCAACATCCGATGCCCGGCAGAACCTCCCACCGGCTTACATCCGTTCCCAGCTCCAGGACCTTAGCGGGAATGCGATCCAGGATGCCGGCATCCCCGGCATGCAGATCGAGGTCCTGACACCCCAGTGGAGATGGAACTCCGCTGCCGGAAATGCATCACCCATTACCGGTGAGCCGGCACAGCCCGGCATGCGGTTTTTGATCGCCAGCGTATCGAAGACCTTCACGAGCGTGGCGGTGTTGAAACTTGCCGAAGAGAAAAAACTCTCGCTTGACGACCCCATCGACCGCTGGCTGGAGCCCGGTCTCGTGGCCCGCATCCCGAACGGCCATGCAATCACTGTCCGCCAGCTCCTCGATCATACGAGCGGCATTGCCGATTACAACGAGACGGCAATCAACCTTCAGGAAGTAAATGACCCTGACACACCGGTCCCGTACCAGGCGGGCCTGGACATGGGACTCAAGGACAGCCCGCTCTATCCCCCGGGCACGAACTACACGTACTCGAACGTGAACTATATCCTCCTCACGCTCATCGTTGACAAGGCCGCCGGTGTCCCGTACGAGGACTATGCCACCCGGAACATCCTTGTCCCGGCCGGCCTCAACGAGACCTTCTTCCAGCACACCAACCATATCCCCGGGCCGCACATGCGGGCAACGATGCCCGCAGGCGATGGGACGTTCCTTGACTATACCGATTGCTATATCCAGTTCGACCGCGGGGCAGGCGATATTGTCAGCACGGCCGCCGACCTGAACCGCTTCCACCGGGCGCTCCGCACCGGCAAGTTGATCAGCAAGCAATCCCTTGCCCTGATGGAGACGCCAACGCCGCAGTCCAAAAAGGCCGGCTATGGTCTTGGTTATGCGAAGGCTGTCATTCCACCAGCCAATGTCACCGTGATTGGCCATACCGGGGGCTATCCCGGGTCGTTCACCTTCTGGTACTACCTGCCGGAACAGGATACGTACGTCACCTGGAACCTGAACGGCATGGGGGGGACGTCGCAGGCGGGAGTGACGGATATCCGCAGTGCGATCACCAGGTACTTGAAGTGA
- a CDS encoding thiamine pyrophosphate-dependent enzyme gives MTTWRCSVCGYLYDEAAGIPSAGIAAGTPFSGLPDDWTCPVCGAAKSVFSLVAETDIHARAESTVSDVMAAELAAFGVRYVFGLPGTSSLGLVEAVRKNPDLTYIVFRHEANAAMAASAYAKLTGQVAACLTIAGPGATNLVTGLYDAKEDHAPVIALNGQSEVQYTGPGGVQEIDQDAFFRPVTVYNTTVADKSRAVLLLSRALKYALVERGVSQVSVPNNIQKQPLDASFCSRESCIPGFSIIPTEDVIRQAADRINAAERPVILAGWGAYPAGREVKKMAEKIGAPVLTTFRAKGILPEGSGWVLGILGNVGSPLARKTAEEADLLITLGVGFSKFTNVPADKPMVQVDIDPTKLGRNDKTLAVYANCTHLLPRLLPLLRQRETLTRKEEVSRMQREWDLQRDREADSTAVPIRPPYIMKVLSGLIPDNAVISLDVGENQWWFGRNFRMKQQRFVMSGYLATMGFGFPGALAAKLAFPDRPVFCITGDGGFSMAMADFVTAVKYKLPVVVIILNNRQLGMIQVEQMMEHYPNFATDLLNPDFARYAETCGGTGIRVSKPEELAPAVERAMRLSGPVIVDVETDAKRF, from the coding sequence ATGACAACATGGCGATGCAGTGTTTGCGGGTACCTGTACGATGAAGCGGCCGGCATCCCGTCCGCGGGGATAGCAGCGGGGACACCGTTCTCCGGCCTTCCGGATGACTGGACCTGCCCGGTCTGCGGTGCGGCAAAAAGTGTCTTTTCTCTCGTGGCGGAGACCGATATCCATGCCCGTGCAGAGAGCACGGTCTCCGACGTGATGGCGGCTGAGCTTGCCGCGTTCGGGGTCCGGTATGTCTTCGGGCTCCCGGGCACATCCTCGCTCGGCCTTGTTGAAGCAGTCCGCAAAAACCCGGACCTCACCTATATCGTGTTCCGGCACGAGGCGAACGCTGCCATGGCGGCATCGGCGTATGCGAAACTGACCGGACAGGTGGCCGCCTGCCTCACCATTGCCGGCCCGGGTGCAACGAATCTTGTCACCGGGCTCTATGATGCAAAGGAAGACCATGCGCCGGTCATCGCGCTGAACGGGCAGTCGGAAGTCCAGTACACCGGCCCCGGGGGTGTGCAGGAGATCGACCAGGACGCTTTCTTCCGGCCGGTCACGGTGTATAACACCACGGTCGCCGACAAGAGCAGGGCCGTGCTGCTGTTGAGCCGGGCGTTAAAGTACGCTCTCGTGGAGCGGGGCGTATCGCAGGTGTCGGTACCAAACAACATCCAGAAGCAGCCGCTCGATGCATCGTTCTGCTCCCGCGAGTCCTGCATCCCGGGATTTTCCATCATCCCCACGGAAGACGTGATCCGGCAGGCCGCAGACCGGATCAATGCGGCAGAGCGGCCGGTCATCCTTGCCGGCTGGGGGGCGTACCCTGCGGGGAGGGAGGTCAAAAAAATGGCAGAGAAAATCGGCGCCCCTGTCCTCACAACCTTCCGGGCAAAAGGTATCCTCCCCGAGGGCAGCGGCTGGGTGCTCGGGATCCTCGGGAATGTCGGGTCGCCGCTTGCCCGGAAGACCGCGGAGGAAGCGGACCTCCTCATCACGCTGGGCGTTGGGTTCTCGAAGTTCACGAATGTGCCAGCGGACAAACCGATGGTCCAGGTCGATATCGATCCCACGAAACTGGGCAGGAACGACAAGACCCTCGCGGTCTATGCCAACTGCACGCATCTCCTGCCCCGCCTCCTGCCCCTTCTCCGGCAGCGGGAGACCCTCACCCGGAAAGAGGAGGTCTCCCGTATGCAGCGCGAGTGGGATCTCCAGCGTGACCGTGAGGCCGACAGCACCGCGGTGCCCATCCGCCCGCCGTATATCATGAAGGTACTCTCGGGACTCATCCCCGACAATGCGGTCATCTCGCTCGACGTCGGGGAGAACCAGTGGTGGTTCGGCCGCAACTTCCGGATGAAGCAGCAGCGGTTCGTGATGTCGGGATACCTCGCAACCATGGGATTCGGGTTCCCGGGAGCACTCGCCGCAAAGCTCGCGTTTCCGGACCGCCCGGTCTTCTGCATCACCGGCGACGGGGGCTTCTCGATGGCCATGGCGGATTTTGTCACCGCTGTCAAGTACAAGCTGCCCGTCGTAGTGATCATCCTGAACAACCGGCAGCTGGGCATGATCCAGGTCGAGCAGATGATGGAGCATTACCCGAACTTCGCAACCGACCTGCTCAACCCGGACTTTGCCCGGTACGCGGAGACCTGCGGGGGCACCGGGATCCGGGTAAGCAAGCCGGAGGAACTCGCGCCGGCAGTTGAACGGGCGATGCGGCTTTCCGGCCCGGTCATTGTTGATGTCGAAACGGACGCAAAGCGATTCTGA
- a CDS encoding transcriptional regulator: MAASLLIVSPANALPGDYIVEPLPPGAEMGTPADTVKVEPPAPATPVDQFRLFTLNNFPDLLTILKILIIVKLGLYLGYRKLQKKNVLGNSSRSVIYHYIRESPGADVTEISRETGVRENSLRYHLTVLKLMNKVSVLETSRNTRYYENSEKYPPIEQKAESHQVSPH, translated from the coding sequence TTGGCTGCCTCCTTGCTCATCGTCTCTCCCGCAAACGCCCTGCCGGGAGATTACATTGTCGAACCTCTCCCGCCCGGCGCGGAGATGGGGACGCCGGCAGATACCGTGAAGGTGGAACCACCGGCGCCGGCAACGCCGGTAGATCAGTTCCGGCTCTTTACTCTCAACAACTTCCCTGACCTCCTTACGATCCTCAAGATCCTGATCATCGTCAAGCTCGGCCTGTACCTGGGGTACCGGAAGCTGCAAAAGAAGAACGTACTTGGGAATTCATCGAGGAGCGTGATCTATCACTATATCCGGGAGTCCCCCGGTGCGGATGTTACCGAGATCTCGCGGGAGACCGGAGTGCGTGAGAACTCTCTCCGCTACCATCTTACTGTCCTCAAACTGATGAACAAGGTCTCCGTGCTTGAGACTTCCCGGAACACCCGGTATTACGAGAACTCGGAAAAATATCCCCCTATTGAGCAGAAAGCAGAAAGTCATCAGGTATCTCCGCACTGA
- a CDS encoding nuclear transport factor 2 family protein: MTLTKAQEEEIIATIEQYATAYRKKDIRAFSTIFSPEISGFGSGADEVIHNHADLIRQIRRDVSQADVHAVAFSDRQIIGDGRIAWVTSKSTMTFSVGGSAKQTLSGRSTMVLKNTGSRWVIAQLHFSLPFGGQSTGQSFPGA, translated from the coding sequence ATGACATTGACAAAAGCACAGGAAGAGGAGATTATTGCAACCATTGAGCAGTACGCCACGGCATACCGGAAGAAGGACATCCGGGCGTTCTCAACGATCTTCTCGCCGGAGATCAGCGGGTTTGGCAGCGGGGCGGACGAGGTGATCCACAACCATGCAGACCTCATCCGCCAGATCCGCCGTGACGTGAGCCAGGCGGACGTCCACGCAGTCGCGTTCTCGGACCGGCAGATCATCGGCGATGGCAGGATTGCATGGGTAACGTCAAAGAGCACGATGACGTTTTCCGTTGGCGGATCAGCTAAGCAGACGCTTTCCGGAAGGTCGACGATGGTGCTGAAAAACACCGGGAGCCGGTGGGTTATTGCACAACTCCACTTCTCGCTGCCATTTGGCGGCCAGTCAACAGGCCAGTCATTTCCCGGCGCGTAA